A single genomic interval of Nitrosomonadales bacterium harbors:
- a CDS encoding D-alanine--D-alanine ligase, with product MDRFGKVAVLFGGRSAEREVSLKSGAAVLAALQRSGVDAHAFDPAVQNLQALAEEGYDRVFIALHGRFGEDGTVQGALELLGIPYTGSGVLASALGMDKWRTKLVWQAANLPIPPYMLLDEASNWDAAAEQLGLPLFVKPANEGSSVGISKVKAAGQLQAAYREAAKHDRLVIAESFIGGGEYTVAILGEQALPVIKIEPANEFYDYEAKYLRDDTRYLCPSGLSAEREAEMQRLAKQAFALIGGQGWGRVDFLMGESGQPYLLEANTSPGMTDHSLVPMAARQAGLGFEQLVLEILELAHVG from the coding sequence ATGGATCGGTTTGGCAAGGTTGCGGTGCTGTTCGGTGGGCGTTCCGCCGAACGCGAGGTGTCGCTGAAGAGCGGTGCAGCCGTGCTGGCGGCATTGCAGCGCAGCGGCGTGGATGCGCATGCGTTCGATCCCGCCGTGCAGAACCTGCAGGCGCTGGCCGAAGAGGGGTACGACCGGGTGTTCATCGCGCTGCACGGGCGGTTCGGCGAGGACGGTACGGTGCAGGGTGCGCTGGAGTTGCTGGGCATTCCCTATACCGGCAGCGGCGTGCTGGCTTCCGCGCTGGGCATGGACAAGTGGCGCACCAAGTTGGTCTGGCAGGCGGCGAACCTGCCGATCCCGCCCTACATGCTGCTGGACGAAGCCAGCAACTGGGATGCGGCGGCGGAGCAGCTGGGGCTGCCGCTGTTCGTGAAGCCGGCCAACGAAGGTTCCAGCGTGGGCATCAGCAAGGTGAAGGCGGCGGGGCAATTGCAAGCGGCCTATCGCGAGGCCGCGAAGCACGACAGGCTGGTGATCGCGGAAAGCTTCATCGGCGGTGGCGAATACACGGTGGCGATCCTCGGCGAACAGGCGTTGCCGGTGATCAAGATCGAGCCGGCCAACGAGTTCTACGATTACGAGGCGAAATATCTGCGCGACGACACGCGCTATCTGTGCCCGAGCGGGTTGAGCGCGGAGCGCGAGGCGGAGATGCAGCGGCTGGCGAAACAGGCGTTTGCGCTGATCGGCGGGCAAGGCTGGGGTCGGGTGGATTTCCTGATGGGCGAGAGCGGCCAGCCTTACCTGCTGGAAGCGAACACCTCGCCGGGTATGACCGACCACAGCCTGGTGCCGATGGCTGCGCGCCAGGCGGGCCTGGGTTTCGAGCAACTGGTGCTGGAGATATTGGAGCTGGCGCATGTGGGATGA